CATGCCTCAGTGTTGGGCATAGGATCAACAATAATGGAGGCCTTAACTACAACATTTTCTTCCACTACCGGAGAAATAACTCTTGAAGCATTCCCTATAGTGGCATATTGCTCCACCCGAATGTCATCTCCTTCTTGGTTGGCTTCTTCTAAAGAGCGAAGGTGAGCTAACATGAGGGAACGAATAGACATATTAGTAGATGTACCGGCACCCAAAAtcgaaaagaaaatgaagttaaAATACTAACCACCTTCATTTATCCTCTAATACCTTTTGGTGTCCTTGTAGACAATCTACCTCTTCCTATTAAGAAGGGCTAAAAGGATGTTCGGTTATACCATATCTAACATGGTAAGGTAACGCCACATAGCGGAATATTCACTCAAGAGTTCAAGACCGCCCTTTTCTTCTTCAGTCAAGTCTCGTGCTGGCTTCCAAGTGCTTGAATTGTAGGGATTTTTGTTCCACCTAGTTTGGAAAGGGAACCCACCCGAATAAATGCCTTTAGGAATGGAAGGTTTGCCCTTCAGCTAAAACCATTTTGGCTTAAAATCCTTCACAATTTgcatcttcccaaaaataaattcttttCGATGACTGCTCATCTGCTAGTAAATCATGTCGCATGTTGTCTTTTTATGGGTTTCCAGCATGACTGAAATAGAGGTCCGGTCAGGTTAATGTCCAAACCTTCACAGATCTTCTTAAAAGCGAGAAACTCCAAAAGGGCGTTGGGAGAAATTTGGTAGGAACAAAGGTTGAAATCCTTCAACACATTCAACATTTTGCTAGAAAGAGGAAATCACAATCCCCACTTCAAAAGCTAGGTAAAAATACCTAAGTACTCCTTTGGAGGATCAAACGCCCTTTGATTCTCAATTGGAAGATGGGTATCCATCTCATTTAATTCAGGATAAGAAACCCCAACATTTATCAGCTCTCCATCCATCACGGTTGAAGCTTGATCATATAAGGATTTACTTGTTTGGAAGAGGAGGCTTTTTCAGTGATCTGGGTCTTTTCAGTAACTTTAGAAGATTTAGATTTTTTAAGGGCCATAATAATGTTTTGTATGTTCACAAAAGGGTTTGGTTCCTCAATACTCTCAAGATTGGGGAATTTTTCGAGTTCTTTCATCTCAAACCTTTCATACAACAATGATAAAAGCAAAAAGAAAGCGCAAATACTTGCTATTTCGAAGCTTTGAAGCATCAGCAAGAAGAACTAAGAAAATTTTCCAAAGCCTTTTCTCCTCTTTTATAGGCTTCTAGTGAAGATGATGAGGCGGGGAATTAATAAAATGGTTTTTAATCATCACATCATATCCCAAAGCACTCCAAACGTCTAAAATGACGGTAATGATGAAATTGATTGATGAGAAACGACACGCAAAAATGACACCTATCAAAAATTTAGAAAGTAGGCGTAAAAGCAACAAAATGACATCACGCTTCAGTGCTCATTTTGCATATTAGAAATTAATGATACCATATCATGTTTCTGCCTAATACCCACCCCTAAGTAAAAATGAGGAATCATGTgataatgtgtcattttttaaGAACCAGATGATAGAAAATTTTGCCCAACTAATAGACAAAATTGGCTTTCATTCAAATGACATCTTCGGCAACACATAAGTTAGAACACAAAGGGATTCACCTTTTGCTCATCCCATATACCGAAGCTCTAAAGCATTTCGTGGGGGGAGGGGGGAGGGACATCTGATATCACACTATTTTATCATGAATACATATGGACTAATGAGACACTTCCTACCCcaaccaatgttatcagaaccgtaCTAGATATCAAACCAGATTTATCACTAGATCACGGGTCATTTGGTCGGATCGGATGGCTCAGATTGGTCGAACTAGACGTGATAACAAGTGGAGAAATTCTGATTAACTTctgtccctgtgggggcgtcgttgggttcgacggggggaagctccgatgccaaagtcagtaaggaagaacaagagagcaaactgaattgacaaagggtaagtgaatgtgtaccttgatagcctgagacataggctatatatagtcgtGAAGTTGTAActctcagtaactagaaagtctccattaatgccccattaatggcggttactggttacccttaagttggcggttagctaattgatagctcattaatggtctttattacaAGGTCGGCTCTGTCGTTCTCATGGCGGATTGAGAGCTTGTGGAGatccgcctcataggttcgctaGCGGGTCACTCTTGGCGAGTTTTAGGTGATTcgcccgtcggatctctttactTCAATACGCCGCGGAATTTCAAGGTCAGGCGACtaacacgtggcgttctttaatcaaatatccattttgatccttgggataatatcacaatgttatcaagaCGAtatagtaaataaataaatcatatcCTTGCCTCTCTAAAAGGAGTTACGCAAAAGGtagttatatatattaaatatatataattaatttaaaattattcttataaattatatatatccaaaacaaattataaacaatttttaGTTTGCTATTTTTTGTCAACTAGaggtttaaatatataataaatgaagtttagaataacttgaaatatatCAACATATCATATGCCATGAGATCTTTTTAacggtatattataaactcaatgaatgagaaattgatgctcaaagtgaaccacttgaaatggttttgaagaagataaaaaaaaaagaaattaagcattctcatcccacataggaaaaaaatgagaatcttaactagtttataagtaaatggcCTTTAAATCCTTTAACCAGTTACTAGGGGAAAGGCTCTCTCATGCGCAGAGGGAGTGTAGTCGAAGCACCATAGGGTTAGAGATGCACCCGCACGACGTGGACGTTGCGAATGCCACACCGAAGTGAGGCTCCTTAGAcacttttgctttttttttcaaacttatttataaatttaaaagttGTAGTTATTTATTTACAGCTAacgttttttaaaattaaagacCCAGGTCAGACCGAAATAAGGTCCCTTAGACCAACcactttttgcttttttttcaatattatttataaattaaaaagttttagctatttatttacatctaacgttttttttttaaattaagaaatttgtcaaagaCCAGGGGTCACACCAGTTTTTGGCCAGATCGCCAGGTCCCGGTTCAACCCCGAGTCTCTCAGGTTTATTGAGCATTCAACAAACTGTAGGAGTTCGGACTGGATGCTTGGCCGGCTTCCAGTTCGACCGGTCGGTCTGAGCCTGATAACACTGACCCCAACAGTAACCGTTGAGCCATATCAGATTCATACCCGCATACAATGTTGTGATTAGCGGAATCATAGGTGTAACCATTATAATCATTGTTGGCGTCACCATTGACTAGCTGTCACGTGGCTCTCTACTCACATTTAGGGCGCACAACCTAGTTCTCTTATAAATACAAGGTACACATTGCACAAAAGGTACTCAATTCATTCTTATTGCTCATCTAAGTTCATATACTACTAAACATCAATTCTCATCATTGACTTAAGCATCAAAGCGGAGTGACCGATTCTTGggcccttttttttttaccacTTTTCTATTTTATCTCATGCACTCAAGGATCCATCAAACTCAATTCATATTCTCTCACATCATAATTCAATATAAAATTTCTACAATTGAAATGAATAACGCTCtattaattgaattttataatCAAAACTGACTTTTCTAGTCATCATTGGTTTAACAAAGTTAAATATatgaatgaaataaataaaaattgagatttACATTCAAATTTAAtgtgattaataataataaaaaagataaagagttTAATTTCAACCTATGAAGATTCAAAGTTGAAAATGCTATTTTCCTGTCAAAAGGACCATGCCATCAGAACTAAataactaaatgaatataatataatatacagTGTATAGAGAAAAGGGCATTTGGTCTAGTGGTATGATTCTCGCTTTGGGTGCGAGAGGTCCCGAGTTCGATTCTCGGAATGCCCCCTctacttttttaatttttttaaacccACAGAGGTCAGCTGTAATTCCCTTTATACCCCGAAAGCAGTTCATGGTAAACCTAATATTAAAAGAATGAAGTGGGCAAGTGTGTCCATCCAACTATTTAGACGGTTCATAACATAAGGTGTCCAATCGAAAGCTTCAAACTGAGTCTCCTTATCCTATcgcatcttcttcttcttcttcttcctctcctccaTTTACAGTGAAATAATGGCGACATCGTCTCTATCTTCCACAAGGACACTCACTCTCTCTTCCCCTTCCACTTACCCAACTCTTTCCCCCACCAAACAATTCCTCATTGAATTCCCTCTCCGCTCCAATTTTTCATCCGTCTCTCACCGCTCCACTTTCACCCATCTCCGTCCAATCTACGCCGTTGAAGCTCCCGAGAAAATTGAAAAGCTTGGCTCCGAAATCTCCTCCTTGACTCTGGAGGAAGCTCGGACCCTTGTCGACTATCTTCAGGATAAGCTTGGAGTTTCCGCTGCTGCTTTTGCCCCTGCTGCGGCGGTGGTTGCTGCTCCCGGAGCCGCTGATGCTGCACCGGTTGTGGAGGAGAAGACGGAGTTCGATGTAGTGATCGAGGAAGTACCGTCTAATGCGAGAATTTCAGTGATTAAAGCGGTTAGGGCATTGACGAGCTTGGCTCTCAAGGAGGCGAAAGATTTGATTGAAGGATTGCCTAAGAAGTTTAAAGAGGGAATTTCAAAGGAAGAGGCAGAAGAAGCAAAGAAACAGCTTGAAGAAGCTGGAGCTAAGATTTCCATTGCTTGAAGTAGAATTTGGTTTTCATGGCATAATTTAGTGTATTTTTCTTGGGGAATTTTGTAGCCTGTACTGTATTTTGTACTTGAATTCACAATATTTGATCCATTTGCTTGATTTGGTTTTTAACATCCTATCTTGAAGCTCTTATAAAAGAAATTGAACTGAACACATACACATTGGGGTTTAGATTCCTCTGTAGCAAGCATATCAGCTTTGATCTGCTACTGAATCTGTCTTTGCAGCAAATGGACGGTCTTGTTGACATACACAAACTATTAGATAACCATATGATATCTCTCAAGCTCAAATGCTGAAATCATCCTACCCATGTGATGTGTCTTCCAAAAGAACCCAGGCAAATCCTGCTCCCTATTCATTCTAACCTCCTCCCTTGTTTGCAAAGACTATACATCAATACAATTCAAGACACAATTAGTAGCTAGCAATCACACTTGCTTTGGAACATAACCAATCTCTACCATCTTCTAATCATGACAGGGACATTGAAATACATCTTCACTAGGTGACGAATTTCTAATCAATTCGACTCAAACACACCATAGCTTGTTTGAATTCCTTTCACCCAATTGCCGTAATAGTCATGATCATGAaataaacttaagtttgaagTGGAAACTATGGATCTTTATCTcattataaataaatacaacTTCATGCCTATATAACACTATAAGCTTTTCAAAATTACCAATACACCTATACTAAGTAATAACAAAATTTGATGTTTATGTTGCTTCTACTTCTGCTTCTGCTTCACATCAGCTTTATTTCCTACTTTTTTTTAGCTTCAAATTAAGTTTTCTTTTAcaagtaatatttttattttatttataggaAAATTAGtagatataaataattaatagacCAATAGTAGACAACTCTTGATACTGTTTTTGCCACCACAGCAAGTAACACATTCCACCCATAAATTGACTTCATACTTTTTTTCTTGAGGAATAACTTAATGAtctttaaatgaattaaatctatGTGATCATTTGTTTTTTCATGAAGAACACATGAATCACCAAATCATTGATAAAGGGAGAAGCAAAAAAAACTACAAGTAAAAAAGAAACTACCAAATCTATCATAGTAgatcaattaaaaaaattattcaataaagaaaaaacaaaacaaagagtTTGTCTTCCGGTTAAAAGCCCAAAGAAAACCTAAAAAACTGGATGAAGAATACACATTTTCTTGACAGGTAGGGTTAGGTCTTGACGAGAGTTTCTTCTTTTGAGCTCTTTCTTAATCCTACACTTTCCTCCCTTTTCATGAACTCTAAGACCATGAAAAAATAGTGCAGATAAGTAAATGGATGGAGAACGGTGGgcctaattattttaaaataaacagTGCATGTATTCACGTTGAgatttagagcatctccaatataTTATACTACTAACCACTCAATATTCATGACATATTGTCAATATGGAACCAATTTTATTCTACTAAACTATACCCTCCAATAAATTATTATACTACAACAACTCAATAATATAGAacctattaattaatttaataatatattatataacgttttaataataaaaaattaaaaaaaaatattaaactcaAAGGCTGCCAATGGCAGCCTTTGAAACCTTCATACCAAACGGTATGAAGGTTGAGGATAGTTATTAAACTCTCCTCAATGCCATCATTTTCTAAGGGGTTATGGAGCTTTTCATTAACCCCATTAAAGATGCTCTTAGATATATCATCTGATTAATGACTATTCCGGAGGGATCCTTAAAACGGAATAATAAGTATCCAATTGCAAGCGATATAGAATCTTTTGTGTGGCTCAAAGATAATTATGCTTATAACACCATTCAATATATATGTTTCCGATGAGTAGAAAAAGCCCAAATGATGTAGAGATAAGTCAGGAAAGCAAAGCAAGAAGAGAAACAAAGGAAGAAGGGAGAAAAAGAGTATGATATATTATTCCAGCATGATCACAACTATCTAAATACACACTATCTATATTACTAATTATATTACTAGCATAACTAATCATAACAATCTACTATTAAGTATTAAAGTCTCGTTTAGTATGTTGTAATGAGTATTGTAATGGAATGCCCGTTACAATGAAGACTCATTATCATGTTTGGTTAGTCATATCATTTTTGTCGTAATGGAATCACAAATATATTACCTAATTTTTCTTTCCAAATTTATATACTGGACATTACGAACAAAAGAGGCATGAATCCCCATTACGATTAACCCTcgtatttttattactaatggCTAAATACgaaaaaacacataaaaaccaaaaaactgcaaaaaggagaaaaatgctaaaaagccgaaaatgagaaaaaaaatgcaaaaaacaaaCAGACACGAAAATCGGAAAACGggcaaaaaaaaacatgaaaaccacaaaaaaatgagaaaaaaaggaaaagagcaaaaaacgagaaaaacaaCGGAAAAatcgaaaaatgaaaaaaacatgaaaacacgaaaaaaatgagaaaaaacgaaaaaacatgaaaattgcaTCTAACTAAATAAACATACATATTGTAATGATAATTGCactttatcaattttattaaaatttatcaacaAACATGACAATGAATTcattattccattccattacattacacatTTGATTATATTACAACCTtgattacattgcattacaacGTACCAAACGGACACTAAGAACAAGAGAAAATAACATAACTAATCATAACAACCTACTATTAATCATCAATTAATTATAAGAGAATGTTAAACTATTGATTAAttgaaaattatattttgatCCTTAATACTCGTTCTCAAGCTGAAGAACGACTTGTTGGTGAATCTTCAAGCTTGGTAATATAGTTGAGATGTTGCTTGACATGAAGAACCTTAATAAGAATATCAGCAATCTGAGTAGTAGATGGGACATGATGAGTTATCAGTGCGCCAGATTAAACTTCATCATGAACACAGTGGTAGTCAATCTCAACATGGCTGGTGCGTTCATGAAGGACACGGTTAGTAGCAATAGCAAGTGCTCACAGTGAAGAATGAGAGAATGTAGATGTTTAAGACCAAGATCCTTTAACCATATAACTTTATAAGTAGTAAGGGTCATAGCCATGTATTCTGCCTCAATGGATGAACAAGATATAACGAATTATTTTTTGGTCTTCTATAAGACTAGAGAATGGCCTAGACGCAATACCTTTGTAATGGACATCTAGTAACAGGTAATTGGCCCAGTCACTGTCACAATAGGTTATAAGTTGTGTAGTAGAAAAAGTAGCCAACAAGATGCCTTCGGATATAGATACTACAAGAGAGTGCAGTAATCTCTTTGCATCTTACATATGAACATTAGTAGGCTGGTGCATGAATTGTGTCAACAGTTAGACTGGAAATGTGATACCGGGTCTGTAAATTGTAAGGTGAAGCAGTTTGCTAATTAGGCGTTGATATGGAGGAGGATCATGTAAAAGATCTCCCTTATCTAATATAAGTTTGAGGTGAGGATCCATAGGTAATTGAAGTGATTTAGAATGTATCGAATTTGATATTCTTGGAATCCTCGAGAATGGAAATAagaattttatcaataaaattctaCTTTTATAAAATGAAAAGCTAAGCTAATAAAAGTCTAGCTGTTATAATTACCTAAACCTCTCAAAATATTCCATCATACAGAATGCTAATTTTAGCATTTTTGGAATTATTGAGAATGAAAGTGTGACTTTTATCGATGATTCTATTTTTAATgaataaaaagataaataaaactaaaaaatctagaaaattatgataattatcaaaatattcTCAAAATATTTTCCCAAGTGTtgaatatttattataatatttctGAAAGTTTTGAGAATGAGATGGgacttttatcaataaaaatcttATATTTAATGAATAAAGGGCTAAATAAAGCTAGAAAATCTAGAAAATTAtgataattatctaaatatttttCCTAAGTGTTGTGAGGTgaaaaatttatcaataaaaatctgattttttaataataaaagctaaaaaattataataaatatccaaatattttcaaaatatgtTTCAATGCAAGGAATGTTCATTTAAATGCCTTCGTAACCCTTGAAAATAAAATAggatttttatctaaaaaaatatttttttataataaaagctATAATCTATATTAGTCTATACTAGCAAAAACACACAGAATTtacaagaagtgttttagaggctttTTTTTGGATGAATTGGCACCCTAAGAGCATCTTCAATAAATGTTGCTATAAAGATTGCTCAAAATTAACAcatcatactaaaatataatattttattttctaactcATCCATATTACTTTTGGCAACTTTCGTTAAAAAACACTCCAATAGTAAGCAACTTTAAAAGTTGTCACCATGACCCCACAAAccattactttatatatattttattttcatcataAATGTTGTCATAAAAATGGACCAACAGTAGACAACTAAATCTTTTTTTATACTTATTAATTAAAAGGTAAGCACCTTTGCTAGAATGTTGCCAAAAAGTGGCAACCTTACTTGAAAATTTCAAGCACTCACCATTACTCCAATAGATGACACTCTTCAAAAGTTGTCAACGTCATTGCCACATCATCGAGCACTCTTCCAAGCatcctctattggagatgctctaagagcAAAGAGAATAAAAATAATACTCTACACTAGCACATTATTTATTGTCAATTATTAACccattaattaaagtaataaaagaaagtaagagttacaagaagatgaaaaaaacAAAGCGAAGCAAAcctaaaagtcacaaataaacctatatataaagtacgatagatagtattccacagTTATATCCATTGGCCACTGAAAATCAAAATCCTCACCgacctttaattttgattatgtattagttttatttttcacaCTATTATAATATAATCAACACATAGCAAACAAATACGTGTTGGAAAACAAATACGAGTTAAAGCAAATAATTTACCCATTGCAAACAAAGCCCATTATACTTACATTAAATGTCTCTTTAACTGTTTGGAATAATGGGGTTGCCTTCTGACTCCATCTCAGCACACGTGGAAGTATATTGCCCTCTCTCCTACTATAATAGGCATGAGTCGCACTCCACAGCTCAAGTATCCAAGTCTGGAAGGAAAAAAGTTTGGTTAGAACTATGACTTATACATACACTATATAAATAcaatatatgtttatgtatCATCATACCTAGAATACGTGTGCAAATCCTATAATTTGATATGGAACACGTTTC
The sequence above is drawn from the Euphorbia lathyris chromosome 6, ddEupLath1.1, whole genome shotgun sequence genome and encodes:
- the LOC136234066 gene encoding large ribosomal subunit protein bL12cz gives rise to the protein MATSSLSSTRTLTLSSPSTYPTLSPTKQFLIEFPLRSNFSSVSHRSTFTHLRPIYAVEAPEKIEKLGSEISSLTLEEARTLVDYLQDKLGVSAAAFAPAAAVVAAPGAADAAPVVEEKTEFDVVIEEVPSNARISVIKAVRALTSLALKEAKDLIEGLPKKFKEGISKEEAEEAKKQLEEAGAKISIA